One Candidatus Binatia bacterium genomic region harbors:
- a CDS encoding ATP-grasp domain-containing protein: MKDIRILVPSIGHPTRPSLAEAMRGPGDRHVTIVGADMDAGGIAPHVPDEFVQVPGRNDPGYIDRVLEICRDYEIDVYYALGEEEAIGSAERLDEFRSAGVGVITPGNPEMLRLSSNKSRYHEFFAEQGIPAAGFRTIATFGELEEGLKEMGFPEIDVFLKPTQSKGGRGARLVTASDDPSVGQDVRAAGQPVMSLETCLEEFRRQDGPDFPELIAMEYLPGTYYSCDVLSQEGEVLYAVPKIRVRGTASNTTVGQVDMNPAVLDMARQACKAFGYNFMQNYEMKLDKNGEPRIYDINPRGGTSLILCKAAGANIAWFSVLMALGEDIPKAEIKDGVRMLRHFREYFDDGTPPQR, encoded by the coding sequence TTGAAAGATATTCGTATTCTCGTTCCCTCGATTGGTCACCCGACCCGTCCCTCACTCGCCGAAGCGATGCGCGGTCCCGGTGATCGCCATGTGACGATTGTAGGGGCAGATATGGACGCAGGCGGGATTGCGCCGCATGTTCCCGACGAGTTTGTGCAGGTCCCCGGTCGTAACGACCCCGGCTATATCGATCGTGTGCTCGAGATCTGTCGCGACTACGAAATCGATGTCTATTACGCGCTCGGCGAAGAAGAGGCGATTGGTTCTGCCGAGCGCCTTGATGAATTTCGCAGCGCTGGCGTGGGTGTGATCACCCCGGGCAACCCCGAGATGCTTCGTCTTTCCTCGAACAAATCGCGGTACCATGAATTTTTTGCCGAGCAGGGAATTCCAGCTGCCGGGTTCCGTACGATCGCCACGTTTGGTGAACTCGAAGAGGGCCTGAAGGAAATGGGCTTCCCCGAGATCGACGTGTTTTTGAAGCCGACCCAGTCCAAGGGCGGCCGCGGCGCGAGATTGGTCACAGCCAGTGACGACCCGAGTGTGGGACAGGATGTTCGTGCAGCCGGCCAGCCGGTGATGTCTCTGGAGACCTGCCTCGAGGAATTTCGTCGCCAGGACGGTCCCGACTTCCCCGAACTGATCGCCATGGAGTACCTGCCCGGCACCTACTACAGTTGCGATGTCCTCTCGCAGGAAGGTGAAGTCCTTTATGCCGTCCCCAAAATCCGCGTCCGCGGAACGGCATCGAATACGACTGTGGGCCAGGTGGATATGAACCCGGCCGTTCTGGATATGGCGCGACAGGCCTGCAAGGCCTTCGGCTACAACTTCATGCAGAACTACGAGATGAAGTTGGACAAAAATGGTGAACCCCGCATCTATGATATCAATCCGCGCGGGGGAACCTCGCTGATCTTGTGCAAGGCTGCAGGCGCAAATATCGCCTGGTTCTCCGTATTGATGGCATTGGGTGAGGATATCCCGAAGGCCGAGATCAAGGACGGCGTGCGGATGCTGCGGCATTTTCGAGAGTACTTCGACGACGGCACGCCACCCCAGCGTTGA
- a CDS encoding phosphocholine cytidylyltransferase family protein, which translates to MRKPIAIILAAGVGRRFGEASTGQPKALLEVEGETLLARLIRQLRLAGVDEIVVVAGFGIDAIREAVGSGVEVLWNPDFERGAILSLYTARDFFDRDLLVMDADVFGPDVMLSRLVNSPQESCFLLDARAEASGEEQMLHVRGDRVWDIARQPRGSYDLLGESVGFLKVSVEAAPLLLELLSARVARGEIDLEHEEVYPDFLERTHVGFERVDDLDWTEVDFPEDLERARAIGRQARGDSA; encoded by the coding sequence ATGCGCAAGCCCATCGCAATTATTTTGGCTGCGGGTGTTGGTCGGCGATTTGGCGAGGCTTCGACGGGACAGCCCAAGGCGCTTCTCGAAGTTGAGGGAGAGACTCTTCTTGCCCGATTGATTCGGCAGTTGCGTCTCGCGGGAGTGGACGAGATCGTTGTGGTGGCAGGATTCGGGATCGACGCGATTCGTGAGGCGGTGGGTTCAGGTGTCGAAGTTCTCTGGAACCCGGACTTTGAGCGCGGCGCTATTCTCTCGCTCTATACCGCTCGCGATTTTTTCGACCGAGATCTACTCGTGATGGATGCTGATGTTTTCGGCCCGGATGTGATGTTGTCGCGACTGGTCAACTCTCCGCAGGAGAGTTGTTTTCTCCTCGATGCGCGCGCCGAGGCGAGTGGGGAAGAGCAGATGCTTCACGTCCGCGGTGATCGGGTTTGGGATATCGCGCGCCAACCGCGGGGGTCCTACGACCTCCTCGGGGAATCCGTCGGATTTTTGAAAGTCAGCGTCGAGGCAGCGCCGCTGTTGCTGGAACTCCTGTCGGCCCGTGTCGCTCGAGGCGAGATCGATCTCGAGCACGAGGAAGTCTATCCGGACTTTCTCGAGCGCACGCATGTAGGGTTCGAACGGGTGGATGATCTGGACTGGACCGAAGTCGATTTCCCCGAGGATCTGGAACGGGCGCGCGCGATCGGACGACAGGCTCGAGGAGATTCAGCCTAG
- a CDS encoding glycosyltransferase, producing MKKAFLISYRFPPQGGGGVQRTLKYTRYLRDFGWEPVVHTARNPFWDVWDESLLAEIPPNVEVCKTSTFEIEKVENAIREGIRAIRGGKSAATVSEEKESPAHSDSVTQVRKAGARGRLGQLNEFLHKRLMIPDQQIFWVLPALWAGIRQVRRTQATLIHTSSPPNSLHLYGGLLARTTGLPWVADFRDPWTDGPRRRRNYVNNRLREKIEKAMERWVVRNADHVVVTAPPLRDRFLKKYPFLDERDISVITNGYDVHDFQAASDLPRQMLPRDGFHLTGTGNIENMFPAEHLFGAIASACAKHEGLRRDLSVHLVGAKRGPYDQLLADLGLEDRVRYEGWVPHVESIRYLQESSALLMCMIPQAGGGNEKLSGKGFEYLFTRKPFLCLAKPGLTADLFSQTDLAHIVDPHDAAGIERELIVLYEARAEDPVANEDLVRKFDRKNLTGELATIFDGLIAADDGTRGAGTREVAA from the coding sequence ATGAAGAAGGCATTCCTCATCAGCTACCGTTTCCCACCCCAAGGGGGGGGCGGTGTTCAACGAACCCTCAAATATACGCGATATTTGCGTGATTTCGGTTGGGAACCCGTGGTGCATACGGCTCGGAACCCGTTTTGGGATGTCTGGGACGAGAGCTTGTTGGCCGAGATTCCCCCGAATGTCGAGGTCTGCAAGACGAGTACTTTTGAGATCGAGAAAGTAGAGAATGCGATCCGCGAAGGGATTCGCGCGATTCGCGGGGGTAAATCTGCAGCGACGGTTTCCGAGGAGAAAGAGAGCCCGGCGCATAGCGACTCGGTTACGCAGGTGCGAAAAGCAGGTGCGCGGGGTCGCTTGGGGCAACTCAACGAATTTCTCCACAAGCGCTTGATGATCCCCGACCAGCAAATCTTCTGGGTTTTGCCCGCGCTATGGGCTGGCATTCGTCAGGTGCGCCGGACGCAGGCGACGCTCATCCATACATCGTCGCCCCCCAATTCCCTGCATCTCTATGGCGGCCTGCTGGCGCGCACGACGGGATTGCCGTGGGTGGCCGATTTTCGTGACCCCTGGACGGATGGCCCCCGGCGTCGTCGAAATTACGTCAATAATCGACTTCGTGAGAAAATCGAAAAGGCTATGGAGCGATGGGTGGTTCGGAACGCCGATCACGTTGTCGTAACGGCGCCTCCGCTGCGCGATCGATTCCTGAAAAAGTATCCCTTTCTCGACGAGAGGGATATTTCCGTCATCACCAACGGCTATGATGTTCACGATTTTCAGGCGGCTTCTGATTTGCCCCGGCAAATGCTTCCCCGGGATGGTTTCCATCTGACCGGCACCGGCAATATCGAGAATATGTTCCCCGCAGAACACCTCTTTGGCGCGATTGCTTCCGCCTGTGCGAAGCATGAGGGATTGCGCCGTGATCTTTCGGTACATCTGGTCGGAGCGAAGCGTGGTCCTTACGATCAACTTCTCGCTGATCTCGGTCTTGAGGATCGCGTTCGTTACGAAGGCTGGGTTCCGCATGTCGAATCCATACGCTACCTGCAGGAAAGCTCGGCACTCCTGATGTGCATGATTCCACAGGCAGGAGGCGGCAACGAGAAACTTTCCGGCAAAGGTTTTGAATACCTTTTCACGCGCAAGCCATTTCTATGTCTGGCCAAGCCGGGCCTCACCGCCGATCTCTTCTCGCAAACGGACCTCGCGCATATTGTCGACCCGCACGATGCGGCCGGGATCGAGAGGGAGTTGATCGTGCTCTATGAAGCCCGCGCGGAGGACCCGGTAGCCAATGAGGACCTGGTGCGTAAATTCGATCGAAAAAACCTGACAGGTGAACTCGCCACGATCTTTGACGGATTGATAGCCGCAGACGACGGGACGCGAGGCGCTGGAACTCGGGAGGTGGCGGCATGA
- a CDS encoding carboxyl transferase domain-containing protein, with protein sequence MSWQKEVDRIEEQRRLAKELGGTEAVARQHERGRLTIRERIAGITDPESFDEIGPIAGHADVDEEGHLVSFAPGNFVLGTGRVDGRLCVIGGEDFTQRGGSPTPAGLRKSVYSEDLALELRLPLVRFLEGGGGSVAGTSGKKGGAARGDPVYARHRFVSMAQVLREVPVVSAGVGAVAGLPAARLAGSHLSVITEKTAQVLVAGPALVERALGEIKTKEELGGAEVHRRSGVVDRIATDEADAIGIVQAFLSYLPPNRHELPPQGPITDDPQRTDEKLLALVPRNRRRVYAMRKVIQSIVDRDSFFEMSRDFGSSLITGLARLDATPVAILANDPHFVGGSMTAAAAQKMRRFLELCNTFHLPVVSLVDEPGFMIGSEAESQATIRHGLEAIRATVETTVPWVSVIIRKAYGVAAAAHFGPGATVYAWPSAERGALPLEGGVAVAFRREIAAAPDPEAYRTALEEKLAKGRSAFPGAESFGVHDLIDPRQTRPVLCRWLERHRPLLRHRVGGRSA encoded by the coding sequence GTGAGCTGGCAGAAGGAAGTCGATCGGATCGAAGAACAACGGCGTCTGGCAAAGGAACTCGGTGGTACGGAGGCCGTTGCCCGACAGCATGAACGCGGTCGCCTGACGATCCGGGAGCGGATTGCCGGGATCACGGATCCGGAAAGCTTCGACGAAATCGGCCCCATCGCCGGCCACGCCGATGTCGACGAGGAGGGGCATCTGGTCTCGTTTGCCCCCGGCAACTTCGTCCTCGGGACGGGGCGGGTGGACGGGCGACTCTGCGTGATCGGCGGGGAGGATTTCACCCAACGCGGAGGATCTCCAACTCCCGCCGGACTCCGAAAAAGCGTCTATTCGGAAGATCTGGCGCTCGAGCTTCGCTTGCCTCTGGTTCGTTTCCTCGAGGGAGGCGGTGGTAGTGTCGCCGGCACTTCGGGCAAAAAGGGGGGGGCTGCGCGCGGCGACCCTGTCTACGCCCGGCACCGATTTGTTTCCATGGCACAGGTCCTGCGCGAAGTGCCTGTTGTCTCCGCAGGTGTCGGCGCGGTTGCCGGGCTGCCTGCGGCCCGGCTCGCAGGTTCACATCTTTCGGTGATCACCGAAAAAACCGCACAAGTTCTTGTGGCGGGCCCGGCTCTCGTCGAAAGAGCGCTTGGAGAGATCAAAACCAAAGAGGAACTGGGAGGCGCCGAGGTCCATCGTCGCAGCGGAGTTGTCGACCGCATCGCGACTGACGAAGCCGATGCAATCGGCATCGTACAGGCATTTCTGTCCTACTTGCCGCCCAACCGGCACGAGTTGCCGCCACAAGGCCCCATAACCGATGACCCCCAACGGACCGACGAAAAACTTCTCGCCCTGGTGCCGCGCAACCGTCGTCGCGTCTATGCCATGCGCAAGGTCATCCAGAGTATCGTTGATCGAGATTCCTTTTTCGAAATGAGTCGCGACTTCGGTTCCTCCCTGATCACGGGGCTGGCCCGACTGGACGCGACACCAGTGGCCATTCTTGCCAACGACCCGCATTTTGTCGGTGGCTCGATGACGGCAGCCGCGGCGCAGAAAATGAGGCGCTTTCTCGAGCTATGCAATACCTTCCACCTGCCGGTGGTCAGCCTCGTCGACGAACCCGGCTTCATGATTGGATCGGAAGCCGAATCGCAGGCGACAATTCGCCACGGACTCGAAGCCATTCGCGCTACCGTCGAAACAACTGTCCCGTGGGTCAGCGTGATCATCCGCAAGGCCTATGGGGTGGCGGCCGCGGCGCACTTCGGCCCTGGCGCGACCGTCTACGCCTGGCCTTCGGCCGAGAGGGGCGCCTTGCCTCTCGAAGGAGGCGTGGCCGTCGCCTTTCGCCGCGAAATTGCGGCGGCGCCTGATCCCGAGGCCTACCGAACGGCCCTGGAAGAAAAGCTTGCCAAAGGAAGAAGTGCTTTCCCGGGGGCCGAGTCTTTCGGCGTCCATGACCTGATCGACCCGCGCCAGACCCGACCGGTGCTCTGTCGCTGGCTGGAACGCCATCGACCGCTTTTGCGCCACCGCGTCGGCGGTAGATCCGCCTAG
- a CDS encoding HAD family hydrolase, giving the protein MGNLASRLEGMQLLAFDLDNTLYDEGLYFAAALDRIAPRVAGLSDGDPEQIRRRFDEILISEGKHYHHLFDDILTENGLSVAEHLKDLLTEFSAVKGGIDLFPGVAEFLAALRDRYKLGLITSGREAVQANKLRLLGLADSFDHIIFSSTLTENKPGQMPFRLLCEAADVLPSEAVYLGDNPLFDFKGSSEIGMTTIRVANPEFDDHVCDPGWDAHFRLSRVTELSGFLPKAEKAVARS; this is encoded by the coding sequence ATGGGAAATCTCGCCAGCAGACTCGAGGGCATGCAACTGCTCGCTTTCGATCTCGACAATACGCTCTACGATGAAGGATTGTACTTTGCGGCGGCCCTCGACCGGATAGCACCTCGAGTCGCGGGTTTGTCCGATGGGGACCCGGAACAGATTCGTCGACGCTTCGATGAAATTCTCATCTCGGAGGGCAAGCACTACCACCACCTCTTCGATGATATACTTACCGAAAACGGACTTTCCGTTGCGGAGCATTTGAAGGATCTATTGACCGAATTCTCGGCCGTGAAGGGAGGGATTGATCTTTTCCCCGGAGTCGCAGAATTTCTCGCGGCACTGCGCGATCGATACAAGCTTGGCCTGATTACATCGGGGCGGGAGGCGGTTCAGGCGAACAAGCTGCGACTCCTCGGCTTGGCGGATTCTTTCGACCATATCATTTTCTCGTCGACGCTGACCGAGAACAAGCCCGGGCAGATGCCATTTCGACTGCTTTGCGAAGCAGCGGATGTGCTACCGAGCGAGGCTGTCTATCTCGGCGATAACCCTCTTTTTGATTTCAAGGGCTCGTCCGAAATCGGGATGACGACGATCCGTGTCGCGAATCCCGAGTTCGACGATCATGTCTGCGATCCGGGCTGGGATGCTCATTTTCGGCTTTCCAGAGTGACGGAGTTGAGCGGATTCCTGCCCAAGGCGGAAAAGGCGGTTGCCCGATCGTGA
- a CDS encoding glycosyltransferase — protein MRIALVHHWLLTWRGGERVLAEIARLYPDAPIYTLFGSAEHLPGGLADHTSHSSLLARGARFREALLPLYPVGVRTLDLRGFDLVISSDASVIKGVRVDPGAVHLCYCHAPPRYAWDFPKQYVDAQIPALLRPLAHAGLRWIRWYDSRAARRVNEFATNSRAVESRIQRHYGRAATVIPPPAELEFFTPAPEVPRENFYLFVGQLVPYKRADLAIEVCQQTGRKLVVVGEGPLLKELRRRAGDGVEVVGAQSAEDLRDLYRRCRALVFPGEEDFGIVPLEAMACGAPVVALGKGGALETVVGASSGSSAPAPTGIFFPEPSVASLARALDDLERGEPFREEDCVARAAGFSPEFFRRSFQSWVQSCVSSAKLTPDP, from the coding sequence ATGCGAATCGCCCTGGTGCATCATTGGTTGTTGACCTGGCGAGGGGGGGAGCGAGTACTTGCGGAAATCGCTCGCCTGTATCCGGACGCCCCGATCTACACACTCTTTGGCTCTGCCGAGCATTTGCCCGGTGGCCTCGCCGATCATACCAGTCACTCCAGCCTGTTAGCCCGGGGAGCGCGTTTTCGAGAGGCGCTGCTGCCGCTCTATCCAGTCGGAGTTCGTACCCTTGATTTGCGAGGATTCGATCTGGTGATTTCAAGCGATGCGTCCGTGATCAAGGGCGTGCGCGTCGACCCGGGTGCGGTCCACCTATGTTATTGTCACGCGCCACCGCGTTATGCATGGGATTTTCCCAAGCAGTATGTCGACGCTCAAATACCTGCCCTGCTCCGGCCACTTGCCCATGCAGGACTCCGTTGGATTCGCTGGTACGACTCTCGCGCTGCAAGGCGGGTCAACGAGTTCGCGACCAATTCGCGGGCTGTCGAATCGAGAATCCAGCGACATTACGGTCGGGCGGCGACGGTGATCCCACCACCGGCGGAGCTCGAATTTTTTACGCCCGCGCCGGAGGTGCCGCGCGAGAATTTTTATCTTTTCGTGGGCCAATTGGTGCCCTACAAACGTGCGGATCTTGCGATTGAGGTTTGTCAGCAGACCGGCCGAAAGTTGGTCGTGGTGGGCGAGGGGCCTCTGCTCAAGGAATTGCGCAGGCGCGCGGGCGACGGTGTCGAAGTGGTCGGGGCGCAGTCCGCGGAGGATTTACGAGATCTCTATCGGCGTTGTCGGGCGTTGGTCTTTCCCGGAGAGGAAGACTTCGGCATTGTTCCCCTGGAAGCGATGGCCTGCGGCGCACCGGTTGTGGCTTTGGGCAAAGGAGGGGCTCTGGAGACGGTGGTGGGAGCATCGTCCGGAAGCTCCGCGCCGGCTCCGACCGGCATCTTCTTTCCCGAGCCATCGGTGGCGTCGCTCGCGAGGGCGCTGGATGATCTCGAGCGCGGCGAACCCTTTCGGGAAGAAGATTGTGTCGCGCGGGCGGCGGGTTTCTCCCCGGAATTTTTTCGCCGATCTTTTCAAAGCTGGGTTCAATCCTGCGTCTCTTCTGCGAAATTAACTCCAGATCCGTAG
- the purL gene encoding phosphoribosylformylglycinamidine synthase, with amino-acid sequence MLTLRGSSAFSPARLASRNAALADSLPGVRIREAAFVHFVDVEGELSARDEEVLTALLRYGPRSDGAGSSAHASGEPTADASELLLVVPRPGTISPWSSKATDIAHICGLAQVRRLERGVAYFIESTEPVSVAAVAVHLHDRMTEAVFDRLDAATALFEQGAPAPVGTVDLIGEGREALVRANGSLGLALADDEIDYLVDSFAGLARNPTDVELMMFAQANSEHCRHKIFNADWVIDGEAQEESLFAMIRNTTKQSPEGILSAYSDNAAVMVGATGGRFFADPSDHVYRAHEEPVSILMKVETHNHPTAIAPFSGAATGSGGEIRDEGATGLGARPKAGLTGFSVSHLRIPGAEQPWEKDFGRPHRMASPLEIMLEGPIGGAAFNNEFGRPNVAGYFRTFCEEAPGPAGREVRGYHKPIMLAGGLGNVRPGHETKESFPAGSRIVVLGGPAMLIGLGGGAASSMAQGTSAADLDFASVQRGNPEMERRCQEVIDRCTAYGAENPILFIHDVGAGGLSNALPELVHDGGRGGVFELREVPNAEPGLSPLEIWCNEAQERYVLAIAEDRFAEFAKICERERAPFAAVGHATVAEHLQLTDRHFGDTPIDLPLSVLLGKPPRMRREAHRLPFRPDDFETEERDLEETLLRVLRHPAVGDKTFLISIGDRTVGGLIVRDQMVGRWQVPVGDAAVTATSFDTFTGEAMACGERTPVALLDPAASVRLAIGEVVTNLASCAMLSLGEIRLSCNWMAPAGHPGEDAGLHDAVRAVGLELCPALGIAVPVGKDSMSMRTVWEEEGEPRSVTAPLSLIATGFVRVLDVRRSLTPELNSGLEDSVLLLIDLGGGRNRLGGSIAAQVYETLGADPADLDDPENLLRFFRLIQELAGEEILEAYHDRSDGGLAATLLEMSFAGGVGLEIDLAGLGLDSFAALFNEELGAVVQVRRSDLARVRAVAAREGIDELVHELGGLRSDDQVVIRKDAEALVAMSRFELRDAWSETTHRMQALRDDKTCAEEEHAARLDAADPGLSAELSFSMRDDVAAPWIASGSRPRLAVLREQGVNGQIEMAAAFDRAGFEAVDVHMSDLLSGDVSLAEMHGLVACGGFSYGDVLGAGEGWAKSILFQPRVREMVAEFFARPDTFSLGVCNGCQMLSNLHSIIPGAEHWPRFVRNRSEQFEARLSLVKILPSPSILLSGMEGSRIPIAVAHGEGRAEFDSANACERFVESGLVGMQYVDGAGQLTARYPANPNGSPAGIAGLTSGDGRVTIMMPHPERVFRKVQHSWMPPEWRDGHDEAPWMRLFRNARTWLA; translated from the coding sequence ATGCTCACCCTCCGAGGTTCGTCGGCTTTTTCGCCGGCCCGACTGGCAAGCCGCAATGCGGCCCTCGCTGATAGTTTGCCCGGGGTCCGCATTCGAGAAGCTGCCTTTGTGCATTTCGTCGATGTTGAGGGCGAGCTCTCGGCCCGCGACGAGGAAGTCCTGACCGCTCTGCTGCGCTATGGCCCTCGCTCCGACGGAGCGGGCAGCAGTGCTCATGCTTCGGGCGAGCCGACCGCAGATGCGAGCGAGTTGCTGCTCGTAGTGCCGCGCCCGGGCACAATCTCGCCCTGGTCCTCGAAGGCCACCGATATCGCTCATATTTGCGGGTTGGCGCAGGTCCGCCGACTGGAGCGCGGGGTGGCCTATTTTATCGAATCCACGGAGCCCGTTTCCGTTGCGGCTGTTGCTGTTCACCTTCATGACCGCATGACGGAGGCCGTCTTTGACCGTCTCGATGCCGCGACTGCACTTTTCGAACAGGGCGCGCCGGCGCCTGTCGGAACGGTCGATCTGATCGGGGAGGGCCGGGAGGCTCTGGTTCGGGCGAATGGCTCTCTGGGGCTCGCGCTGGCGGATGACGAGATTGATTATCTGGTCGACAGCTTTGCCGGCCTTGCGCGCAATCCGACGGATGTCGAACTGATGATGTTTGCGCAGGCCAATTCGGAACATTGCCGGCATAAAATCTTCAATGCGGATTGGGTGATTGACGGTGAGGCGCAAGAGGAATCACTCTTTGCGATGATTCGGAATACCACCAAACAATCGCCCGAGGGAATTTTGTCGGCCTATTCCGATAATGCGGCGGTGATGGTGGGCGCCACGGGGGGGCGCTTCTTTGCCGACCCGAGCGATCACGTCTATCGCGCGCACGAGGAACCGGTCTCGATTTTGATGAAGGTCGAGACGCATAATCATCCGACCGCGATCGCACCCTTTTCGGGCGCCGCTACTGGTTCGGGTGGAGAGATTCGTGACGAAGGTGCAACCGGTCTGGGCGCCCGACCGAAGGCCGGACTGACCGGATTCTCGGTCTCTCATCTTCGGATCCCGGGGGCCGAACAGCCATGGGAGAAGGATTTCGGCCGCCCCCACCGGATGGCGTCTCCTTTGGAAATCATGCTGGAAGGTCCGATCGGAGGCGCTGCTTTCAATAATGAGTTCGGTCGCCCGAATGTGGCCGGTTATTTTCGTACTTTTTGCGAGGAGGCACCGGGCCCTGCGGGACGCGAGGTCAGGGGCTATCACAAGCCGATCATGTTGGCGGGCGGTCTCGGGAATGTTCGTCCGGGCCACGAAACCAAGGAGAGCTTTCCGGCCGGGTCGCGGATTGTGGTGCTTGGTGGCCCCGCAATGCTGATCGGCCTGGGTGGGGGCGCCGCCTCGTCGATGGCTCAGGGCACGAGTGCGGCAGACCTCGATTTTGCATCCGTGCAGCGCGGCAATCCCGAGATGGAACGGCGCTGCCAGGAAGTGATCGATCGCTGCACCGCATACGGTGCCGAGAACCCGATCCTCTTCATTCACGATGTCGGTGCTGGCGGGCTTTCCAATGCGCTCCCGGAGTTGGTTCATGACGGGGGTCGTGGAGGCGTTTTCGAGCTTCGCGAAGTGCCCAATGCGGAGCCCGGTCTCTCGCCTCTGGAGATCTGGTGTAATGAGGCTCAGGAGAGATACGTGCTGGCGATCGCCGAAGATCGTTTCGCGGAGTTCGCGAAAATCTGCGAGCGAGAGAGAGCGCCATTTGCCGCAGTAGGGCACGCCACCGTGGCGGAACATCTGCAACTGACCGATCGACATTTCGGCGATACGCCCATCGACCTTCCGCTCTCGGTCTTGTTGGGGAAACCGCCGCGCATGCGCCGGGAAGCTCATAGACTGCCTTTCCGGCCGGACGATTTCGAGACAGAGGAACGCGACCTCGAGGAGACATTGTTGCGGGTGCTCCGGCATCCTGCGGTTGGCGACAAGACTTTCCTGATCAGTATCGGTGATCGCACGGTCGGTGGACTGATTGTGCGCGATCAAATGGTCGGCCGCTGGCAGGTGCCCGTCGGGGATGCCGCCGTGACTGCCACCAGTTTCGATACCTTCACCGGGGAAGCGATGGCCTGTGGGGAGAGAACCCCTGTCGCGCTTCTGGACCCGGCAGCCTCCGTTCGGCTGGCGATCGGTGAGGTGGTGACCAATCTGGCCAGTTGCGCAATGCTTTCGCTCGGTGAGATTCGACTCTCCTGCAACTGGATGGCACCGGCAGGGCATCCGGGTGAGGACGCCGGTCTCCATGATGCGGTTCGGGCCGTCGGGCTTGAGCTCTGCCCCGCATTGGGAATCGCAGTCCCGGTGGGCAAAGATTCGATGTCGATGCGGACGGTCTGGGAGGAAGAGGGTGAGCCGCGCAGCGTCACCGCACCGTTATCGCTGATCGCGACCGGATTCGTGCGGGTTCTCGATGTCCGGCGCAGCTTGACCCCTGAGCTGAATTCCGGACTCGAAGACTCGGTTTTGCTGCTGATTGATTTGGGCGGTGGCCGCAACCGGCTTGGTGGTTCGATCGCCGCGCAGGTCTACGAGACGTTGGGTGCGGATCCGGCGGATCTGGATGACCCCGAGAATTTGCTGCGGTTTTTCCGCTTGATTCAAGAGCTTGCCGGCGAAGAAATTCTCGAGGCGTACCATGACCGCTCGGACGGCGGACTTGCGGCCACTCTGCTGGAGATGTCGTTTGCGGGCGGCGTTGGTCTCGAGATTGATCTTGCCGGCCTTGGCTTGGACTCGTTTGCAGCGCTGTTCAACGAAGAGCTTGGCGCTGTGGTGCAGGTCCGCCGGAGCGACCTGGCGCGGGTGCGGGCAGTGGCTGCTCGCGAAGGAATTGACGAACTTGTCCACGAGTTGGGTGGCCTCCGGTCGGATGATCAGGTCGTGATCCGTAAGGATGCCGAGGCGTTGGTGGCGATGTCGAGATTCGAGCTTCGTGATGCATGGTCCGAAACCACCCACCGTATGCAGGCCCTTCGCGATGACAAGACTTGCGCCGAGGAAGAACATGCCGCGCGTCTGGATGCGGCTGACCCCGGTCTTTCCGCCGAGTTGTCTTTCTCCATGCGGGACGACGTAGCCGCGCCGTGGATTGCTTCGGGCTCCCGGCCGAGGCTGGCCGTTCTGCGAGAACAGGGAGTCAACGGCCAGATCGAAATGGCGGCGGCCTTTGATCGCGCGGGCTTTGAGGCCGTCGACGTTCATATGAGTGATCTTCTGTCAGGGGATGTCTCGCTCGCAGAGATGCACGGCCTGGTTGCTTGTGGCGGATTTTCCTACGGTGACGTTCTCGGTGCAGGGGAAGGCTGGGCAAAATCGATTCTTTTTCAGCCGCGAGTTCGCGAGATGGTCGCAGAGTTCTTTGCGCGCCCTGATACTTTTTCGCTGGGTGTTTGTAATGGTTGTCAGATGCTCTCGAATTTACATTCGATTATCCCCGGAGCAGAGCATTGGCCGCGCTTTGTGCGCAACCGGTCGGAGCAATTCGAGGCGCGTCTTTCGCTGGTCAAAATTCTGCCCAGCCCCTCCATCCTGCTCTCCGGAATGGAGGGCTCGCGGATACCGATCGCTGTCGCGCATGGTGAGGGCCGTGCGGAGTTCGACTCAGCCAACGCGTGCGAGAGGTTTGTGGAGTCAGGCCTTGTGGGGATGCAGTATGTCGATGGTGCAGGCCAACTGACAGCCCGGTATCCTGCCAATCCGAACGGTTCGCCTGCCGGTATTGCTGGTCTGACGAGTGGCGACGGTCGCGTCACGATCATGATGCCGCACCCCGAGCGAGTGTTCCGGAAGGTCCAACACTCGTGGATGCCTCCAGAGTGGCGCGATGGTCATGACGAGGCTCCCTGGATGCGTTTATTTCGCAATGCTCGGACCTGGCTGGCTTGA